The following nucleotide sequence is from Labeo rohita strain BAU-BD-2019 chromosome 3, IGBB_LRoh.1.0, whole genome shotgun sequence.
TGGCGAAGACAGAAAATTACTTGCTGACAATTTTGTCACACCTTTGTAGGACATGGTGTTTCAGGCTTACAGTAAATGGGGTTGCTTTACTCACAGCACAAATCCAAACCGAATGTGCAAgtctttttgtttcatttctcaTATTTATCAACCACTGTAGTAACAATATTATCTCTGGAGTCTCCTTTGATTTGAACCATCTCATGTCCTCTCTCCACAGCGTCTGAAAGATGAGATAGCCGAAGTGACCAGTGAGATTGAGAACCTGGGTTCCACAGAGGAGAGGTGAGTGGGCGTCCCTTGAGAGACTACTCATTCGCACTTCACTTCCACTGACGTGCTCACTTTGTGAGTCATGCGTGAGGTCAAATCTGACTAGCATCTGAGCATCTAGCTACAAAATCTACTATTCTATCAAAGGAATAAGAATAGAGAATTTCCAGAAAACTTTTAGCATATTTTAGAAAGTGTTCTGTCTGTAAAAGAATGTAGAGACTCAAAAACTGagaatcaaacaaaaaaaaatctgaatcaaattccCAATTTGATTTTACAAGACCTCTCCATTTTCTGCGGAAGCAGTTTCATGTGTGAATCCATTACTCAGTGATTATGTAGGTTGTCAGTATGgctgtatattaaataaaccTTATGAAATAGTTCGTTAAATGGTGTAAAAAGCATTATCATcaggatttaaaaataaaaaatattatcgCTGCAGGAAAAACATGCAGAGGAACAAACAAGTGGCAATGGGCCGCAAGAAATTCAACATGGACCCCAAAAAGGTGATTAACCAGTCTATTAAAGCACATTCACTGAATGAATTCTGTATcgtttattttcttttagagCCTAAATGCCTCgaatatatgtttgtttgtaggGGATCCAGTTCCTCATTGAAAATGATCTTCTGAAGAACACCAGTGAAGACATTGCACGCTTCCTCTACAAGGGTGAAGGTCTTAACAAAACTGCAATAGGAGACTACCTGGGAGAGAGGTGAGTGTGTGGTTATTAGTGCACATCCATTGGGTCAGATAAAGTAGCGTTCAGTCTTATATGTATTCAAGCAATGACAGTATGTTCTCCAAATAGTTGATTTGGTAGCGCCAGTTGCTGGGATGGCATTCTGAGGCCTTCAAAAGACAAAATGAAAGGACAGaaactattatatatttgtttacctgAAATGCATGTTTGACTAATGCAAGTCATTTCTTCAATGTTAGGCTTCTAAGAGGTACAAGTAGGTGCATTAGCTGCAGTCTGTCCACATTTGAAAGGAACAAAATTTCACTGGCTAAAAGGTCCATTGTGTCCACCGTCAGTAGTGTAGTGATGCACACAAAGCACTTCACCCACAGACGTCAGCTACATCCCAAACAGCATTCTGTTGGTCAGCAGTGAATTCATGTTGAAAAATCTGTGTGGGGAAATGTTTTCTTCCTACGCAATATTGATCACACGGATTCCTgttgaaaaatgtaatgcaaaattaCACAGCTCAGTAGTAAATCTCAAAAGTGTCTCAAAAGTAGGGCTgccctcaactaaagatttttcttgtcgactagtagtcattcattttaagcattagttgactattagtaGCATATTTGTTAATAAACCATATACATCCTAATATTAAGCCTTTAATTGCGTACATAGTCTAATAAGTGCTCAAGcgcatatgaaaaaaaaaaaaaactttccacagttcaccggcagatataataattatgaatgtgttcTGGGAAAAAGTCGATGACACTGACTTGTTATCTACGCAGTAATGGATGCGCCTGTATGGATTTTTCATGCGGATTACGTagtctgagaatatttgttttctatttgaattcgttcatttgaaagtagacatttcactctatataaacattttttaatgtctaaggcaagtatacacagactTTCGAAGTTTTGTGCTTGAGTTTACAGAGACCGAGACAAATGCGCATCCTGTTTACTTTTATTGTTTACTAAAGCACAATGTTtcattgttattgtgagtgcacacaaataaagattcaaaacatgtattacttttatgtgtatgaccaaaaatgacagcgtattttaagagcaagtgaccgcactgGCGCTTCCATCTTTCATGCAGTGAGCAGTCAACAGTGCTACTGTTTAGCTTTCACACTCCGCagagacacttcaatagcgcacatttttcagatgaaaggccatatttgaggtcgatgaatgataggtgagcctTTGGATGTCATGtctgatgtactgtattaccacatagaccagccgttaacaatCTGTCTGTCATGGACTGCatgactttgccacttcctgtggatcttttttttctgcgactaagcggCTGATGAAATTTTGGTCAACCAAATCTCTTCTCATTGACTaatggttagtcgactattagagGGCAGCCCTACTCCAAAAATAGGTCAGTACTTTGGTTTGGTGTTGTGTATATGCATTACCTAAATATATTTCGAATCATTAAAATATAGCTGACCCACTGTGTGAGAAACaccaaaatgcaattttgactttaaaaccTATAAGTAGCACTAGATTACTTCTATACCGTTAAATCCACCATTTgtagaaacattattttattttaattggtcAACCAGCCTTTGTGcaaaattcttttaaattagTGTCATCATTCATACAGAGATAATGGGTAATTTGAATTGCCCTGTAAATCTCATATGCATCTGTCTTTGATTAGCCTTTTATCCTGATTCTAAGCTTGTTAGACTGCTCATATTTAAGGAATGTTGACTCAAAGAGGActaaaaaaatcagtaatttaaaGAGGCATGTTATTCTAGTTCACTGGGCAACACCTAGTAACTAGGCTGCATCTGTGCAAGTTGCTTTTTCCCCCTCTTTGTCTCATCTTGGATTTCATTCCCTCCACTTCCTTGTTTTCTCCTCTACTTCAGTCTGGGTGTGTCTGCTGAGAAAGTCAGGAAATGGAGAGCAGGGCTCTAAGACAGCAGATCAGATTGTATCTCTGAGCACTTCAGCTCTTCTGGTAGGGAGGGGTTCTGCAGTGCTTTTGTTCAGTGAGTGCACTGTCACCAGATCACCGGGAAAGGGTGTAGAGAGGACAAGATCGCCATCATCCCCAGGAGGGATATCACATCCTCCGCTTGTAGAGGTTAAATAGCAAGGTTTTGAAAAATGGTGCAGTGCTTAATGATCTCAACATCCACTTTGTCTTGAATAAGTCTTGTGCAAGAGATTGAACTATGTGTATCTACACATCATTTCATATGCTGAATTTGCTAATCCGCATTGCATGTAAATGAGCAgccagtacatttaaaaaaatctctccttttgtgttccatgaaataaagtaagtcatacaggtttagaacagtATGAGTGTTAATAAATTTGACAGGATGTTTATTTGTTAAACtattctttaaagggatagtttacccaaaattgaaaattatgtcatttactcatcctcatgtcgttcaaaaCCCAAAAGATTCATCTTTGAAGCACAAATGAGGATATTTGTAATGAAACCTAAGTGATTTCTGTCTCTTCACTGAAAAGTTCATAAAGACATCgtaaaagtaatccatatgaatcaAACAGTTTAATCCAAATCCTTTGAAGAGAGGAATCTTCAGTATATGATGAACCTGTTTATTAACGCACATATACATAGCACATAAAAATATGGAAAACATAAGATGAACAGAAGTCTTATAGTTCTGGAATAACAAAAGCGAGAGTAACTGATAACAGAATTTactttttgagtgaactattttttaaaggggtggtctacacactttttttcaaaGACTCGATTGTGTTTATGGGGTGCACAATAACATGTCAAtgcttcatttttaaaaaatgacattatttttcacatattttacctttattcttcactgctttcctgtTCTCCTAAAAATGGTTTGTTGACTTCCTGGTTCCTCCCTCACAAATTTGTAATGGGCTCAGATTGGTTAGCTGCCCCATTGTGTTGCAATTCGCTGGGTAGTTGCATGTTCCTGGGGGTGGGTTTTATGTAAATTTCAGGGTTGGTGATGTCACTAACCCAGGAAGTAGCTTGTTATAGGCCCTATACGCCGTTTGTTGTAGGCCTTAAAAGGCAATTTCTCCCTTTGCATTGAGCTTTGAGTGTCATAACTTTGCAGATGTTGTTTATGCTCAAACAGCCACAATACACCCAAAGTTAAAAAGGTGAAATCATAATCTGTGACCACTTTATACTTTGGTTAGTCCAATAAGTTACTCTGGATGAAAGTGTCTGCTGAATGTTACTTACAGCTTGCTCTTATTTTCACTTTGTTCAACAGGGATGACTTCAATATCCAAGTCCTTCATGCTTTTGTGGAGCTGCATGAGTTCACAGATTTAAACCTGGTTCAAGCTCTCAGGTAAAACTGACTGTAGAATCTAGTGTTGTGCTCTGTTTTTTTCTAGTGGATAACACCCTGGCATTACTTAGGGTGTGTTCATACTTGTCGTGTTTGGTTCGattaaaacaaactctggtgTACACCAAACAAGCGgacaaaaacaggaagtaatgacaagTTGCGATGCTGTGCGACATGATTTCACAAAGGGGAACAAGcagtgtatccaaaacaaaatgatcaGAGGGCAAATGTGGTAACTAAgaggtaaagtgccttttatgagctctttgtgagtttgcaggtggtgacaataaaataatatacacacaATGAGTGAGCTTAGTTCAGCAGACAGCATTGGGTGTATTCGACTTAAAAACTGATTGGCCTGTTCAGCACCACTTTAAGTCGAATGctccttttccttttgtttggagtgtTCGATAAGTTATGTCATGAAATATTCGTCATTCAGCCCGACCATTTAGGTTATGAACGTATCACTGTGCCTTTAGGTTCTGTATCTTTAGGTTCGCAGTCAAAAATGCCTGTGCAAACGCTAAgcggaccaggaccaaatgtatcattttcctttttggtctggaccaaatgaaccaaacaaaccgaactacaagtgtgaacacccCCTTAGTTTCACTGTCCTGTTGTAGGGTGTGTTTTAAATATCATTACGATGTTTGTCTCCACACAGGCAGTTTCTCTGGAGTTTCAGACTTCCTGGTGAGGCACAGAAGATCGACAGAATGATGGAGGCGTTTGCCCAGCGCTACTGTCAATGCAACCCGGGAGTCTTTCAGTCCACAGGTGGGtctgctttatattttatttcatgttcagcattcaaaaatgcatttgtagCATTTCTAAGAACCATTTCTCTTTACCAGTACTGCTTTCCCCAATAATGCTCACAAAATGAGAGTTTGAAATATGATTTGAACAGATGCATTCCTCTctaaatgaattacatttatgAGTAGCCTACATTTTCAACGCAGTTAAAAGAAATTTCCAGGCAAATGGCATCAAAAATGTATTGTGTATAAATGCTAGCAAGATGTGAAATGCCCTCATACACACATATTTACACCTTGCTGACCTACACACCCTTTAAGTTCTCTCTTTGGTCTATTTGCTGTATAAGACACTTTTCCTTTCTGGATATTCATGTCATGATCACCCTCAGTAACTTCACAAAAATACTTCTACTTACTGGCATTCATTTGACTTACAGTatgaacataaatatgtaaatagtgTCATATCCAAGCCAGTGTGCCTCTGAAAACGACATTGCTGGAAAATGCTATGATCAGATGCTGAATGTCATTGTGAGTGATTGTGACAAACActcttttttggggggggttttGCAGACACATGCTACATTTTGTCCTTTGCCATCATCATGTTAAACACCAGCCTCCACAACCCAAATGTTAAGGACAAGCCCACAGTAGAGCGTTTCATCTCCATGAACAGAGGCATTAATGATGGAGGAGACCTGCCAGAAGAACTGCTCAGGGTTGGTCTCTTTTCACTTCTTGTTATGTCTGtagatgtatttatatttttgtgtttatgtatttgttattcaccttatttttcccgtaagagttGGTACATTTTATAGGTCTGGCTTCCGAactcatccgcatccagctattttttaaTCCCCTTGATTTGCTGCTCGATTCTAAATTATGAACACAtttgtttgtagtgcaaacagttttaccgtttactgcaagttgttatttttcttcttatttccTCGTAacggctaatgaactggaagtccaTTCTGAGTGAATAATTTGCTTGCACTTTTTATTACGTTATGTCAAACCATATAATGGTATCTGTGGCTGTTCTGTAGGTGTAGTGCGTTTGCTTATCTTTTGAACTTCATGGTACTTTACTTTGACTTATTCAGAATCTATATGAGAGCATCAAGAACGAGCCCTTCAAAATCCCTGAGGATGACGGCAATGACTTGACGCACACTTTCTTCAACCCAGACAGAGAGGGCTGGCTGCTCAAACTGGGTAAGTGGGACTACatgagtaaaatatctattcatttttgtgattttcGTGCAGCTCTACCCTCACATACACTTACAAGAGATGTCCTGCTCAAACACATGGACTGAGTGTGAGATTTAAGGCTTACACACAGAAGCACgtttacacacacacttccTAAAAGGCCATTTTATGATATTCACAACACATCTACACATCAGATTATACAATAGCACATCTTTTCTTCTGCTCTCTTGATGGATCTCACATCATATGAAGGTAATCACACTTAATGTTGAATCAATGAATCAACTGCTTGAGATTAACAACATCCTTTTATAAttatacatacagttgaggtctaAAGTCTACATCACCCTTttggaatctgcaaaataataTGGATCATATAATATGCATGTtagtgtttatttagtactgacctagatatttcacataaaagacgtttacatatagtccacaagagaattaatagttgaatttttaaaaatgaccccatacaaaagcttacatacacttgattcttattattgtgttgttacttgaattatccacagctgtgtttttttgtttagtgatagttgctcatgagtcccttctttgtcctgaacagttaaactgcctgctgttcttccaaaaaatccttcaggttcaaCAAATTCTTTTCTcgtttttcacactgaggacaactgagggactcctatgcaactattacagaagttttaaacgctcactgatgctccagtaggaaacacgatgcattaagagccggggattgaaaactttttgaatttaaagatcagggtaaatttaactgattttgtCTCTGGaaataagtatcttctgtagcttctgaagggcagtactaaatgaaaaataagatatttaggcaaaataagaaaaataaacacatttccaTACTGTTCAATAGTTTTCAGccctcggctcttaatgcattgttttttccttctggagcatcagtgagtgtttgaaccttctgtaatacagtagttgcatatgagtctctcagttgtcctcagtgtgaagagatggatctcaaaatcatgcagtcatttttggaaaggattcaaatgcACTGTTCAggaacacagtattaggaatcaatTGGATGTgttggcgccaatagccttgtggttagctCATCGACATATAGCACCATTGCGCTGCGGGTGACCAGAGTTTGAATCCCGGCTCATGGACCTTCTACCGATccctcccactttgcttcctgtcaaactacactgtcctatctaaataaagcataaaaaaggcaaaaataaatctttaaaacttttgaatggggttatttttataaattcaactattattttctcttgtggactatatgtaaatgtaggtaaatgtcttctatgtgaaatatcttatttaggtcagtactaaataaacaatgacatgcattttatatgatccctcttattttgctaaaataattagcattttgcagattctgaaagggggggtgtaaacttttgacctcaactgtaattcAGCTGGATGTTAGGAATCAGAGTGCTGTCACAAGAAACTGCTCCTTCAGATGGACAGCCGATATatgtaatgctttttaaatctaTTCATAACCTAATAACTTAATCTAGTCATAATCTAGTCTAGTCACTAATCATAATACCCTACTTAGCCTTTTGTAATCTGCAgtattttcataaacattttttgcttGTAACACAAGACAGCTggttgttattttaatgaattatgcTTATTAAAGATATATTCATGATTACTCTAAAAAGCAGACAAACACGCCTATATTTTAAGCACTTTCTATATTTATGTAGAAATACAAAAAAGGTGTGTTCTTAAGTCTAGAAACCACAGTTTTATAATTCTTCAAAACAACATGGTTGAGAACAACAGCTTTAGATCATTATAGAGACTTCATAGAAAGCATAAATTCATATGATGCAAATGAATGATTTATGACAGGGTCTTCATTGAGGGTTTCAGTGTCTCTcctatattaaaattacataaaagagCGTACATTTACTATGTACATGTACTATGATTCATACATATACATCAGTGTTGATTATTTTAGTAGCTTTGGAGTATAAGCAGGTTTAAAATGGTCtgaaaaaggttaaaaaacacCTGCACCTAGAgactttttcctttttcatttaCATGGACAGGAAAGCTGTGTTAAATTTTGTGAATTGAATGCTTTCCAGTGTATTTTTGTACTTCTGTCCCCTGTTTTATTTGGAATGGTCCTCCGTAATTCACAGCAACCGGAAAATGCACAAGTACTTCCTTTGATCAGAGAGGCAGCGTGTGGGGAGTATGATTtcctatttaatttatttttttttccttttcttcctcgtttgtttgtttgttcccATGATTTTGGCTGTTGTCTTTCCCTCAGGAGGTATGTAAACCTGTTCTTCCCAAACAATTGCTCATCTCTTGCTCTCAGGTGCTTTTGGTGATCAGCCTTGCTTCCTGTCCCCTCTTTCTGTTATTAGCCACTAtaggttcattttttttctcatgggGTTTGTCTTTTCATGAATTTACTCTAGTTTTATATGTTCCTTCATTTGTTTGTCTGATCGCTTGTTTTATTCATTGAATCAGCAATTTTTGTCCACGTGCCGCCCTGTTTCTGTGTGGTGGCGGGTGCTTGGTTTTTGATTTTGTGACCACTGTATTGAAGAGCACCACTGTTTGTTTGCCGTGGTGTTCGAAACGTTTTCTCTATGTCATTTCCACTTTGGGAGCTGCAGTACTTTCTGCTTCCTCTCAGTCTGAATGGAGCCCAACAAACACCAAtgaaaacagcaacaaaaataGATTAAAGGGATCAGCACATAagattaaaggcatagttcacccaaaaatcaaaattctgtcatcatttactcaccctcatgttgtcccaAACTCATATGATTTTCTTCTGAAGAATTCAGCATCTGTGCCCATACAGATTCATTGTATAAACTGGTATTAATTAGTTGATCATTAGAGATTTTAGATTATCATCTCTTTTGCAGTCATGCTAAACGTTTTACCAAGTGAAGTTTTAACATTTGCCTGAAATTTTGAGTCAATGCCAAATTAAACATTcaagtgatttttaaacaatttagcTGTGCGAGAGATGGTTTCTGTGCAAACAAACGCgtggcacacacacatacagctgTACATGAAGATGCTAGCATTTGCATCCTATCAGTGCTAAAATGGGCAAATACACACAATACTCATTAACACAGCTGGTTATTacttatgtaaaaataaacagctgGTAGAAAATCATGTATCAGTAAAGTATACACAAAAATACCCATAAATCACATACACTTTTACACtcacatgaggtggtttttcaggcaattcaaaaaaggaatattttgcgTAACTGCACTGGAAATGCCATGTTCGCATATACAGGTCTCTTTGAGTActtaaaagtcacatgatcattctttaatgtGCTATAACATCAAAAAAACACCTCATGTGGCCActtacacaagcattgactacacAATGCTTGAATAAGGGGCTTTCATTGCCATTAAAACTTGGATAACCACTTTTTTACACTGTACAAGTCTGCAGAGCTGATCACGGCCACTCTAGTCGACGCTTGAGTTTATACCAAGTGTGTTATGGCTcgtttcagttttaaaattgtCACAGAAACAGCTCTCCAtgctgcttctgtaaagatagAAGCCTATGTCTCCTACGATTAAAATTAATGGTTACTGCGGTGGCTTCGACATACGTAAACATACCAGCATCCATCGCCATGACTTACTGCGAGAGgaagaaaattctgttttttgttttttttttttaatcgacatttacaaaacattgcaaaaatTTTGCGCAAATTTGTAATGGAAACACACTTACCGCActtgactgatttttttttttctttccttttttctttagaTTGAATAAGAATCAATTTATATTTGATTCATATATAAACaactatgcagtgttttttaacctAGTTTTgtactactattattaattttctgtaatatttcttatttttgatAGATGGACCTGAAtaggatatttttattttttgtttttgtggtgaATTgtcaaaaattgtgaaattttaaaaaaaaataaaaataaatgtgaccctggaccacacaaCCAGTAGcacatgtatatttgtagcaatagccgacaatacatggtatgggtcaaaatgattgatttttctttaatgccaaaaatcattaggatattaagtgaaggtcatgttccatgaaggtattttgtaaatttcctaccgtaaaatgtatcaaaacgtaatgtttgattagtaatatgcattgctaagaacttcatttggacaactttaaaggcaattttctctgtattttgaattttttttttttttttttttgcaccctcagattccagattgacccttatgactataaataaaaatttctaaAATTATGTGAGGGCAACCTTATTTTaggcaaaaataactatattgggATATATTGTCATCATTAAATCACACGATTTTGGTTTTATTGTCCACTCCTAattatatggaaaagagcagcatggaCATTCTTCTAAACATCCTCTTTTGTGCACTATTGAAGTactcatatgggtttggaacaaaatgatgacagaattgttatTTCTCtgtgaactgttccttttaaaatgatattcaaTCATTGATGGTTGAATGTATGGAGTGTATAGGATGTGGTGTTTGATCTGATTGGACTCAGAAAAGTCAGAAAACTGCATCTGGACCAAAGACAGCTGTTCTTCATGCTGTATGTAAAGTATAGgtgtgtctgtctgtatgtgtgtgatgcTGGACTGCAGCGctgagaaagagagcgagagagagagagaaaggtgtgtgtgtgtgtgtgtgtgtgtgtgtgtgtgtgtgtgtgtgtttggttagATTGGACTCACCATTAGGATGCTGGGTGAGGGTGGGTTTCATGTATCAGACGTCAttgaaaccaaaataaaaccatATCTGAAGTGTTCTGATTCACTTATGAGTCAAGAATATGAGATTAGCACATACATTAGCATGTGTATAATAAAAATTTctaaaagaaattcaaacatcTATAACAGCCTATTTGTTGTCACATCAGAGACCTGACTAGGAACGCCCATCCATCACCCAGCCCTGTATCAGTGTCTGTCAAATCAGTCAATCAGTGTGCCTCCTTCGCAGCCCAGCACGGCCTCTTCATGTCCCCCTCCACAAATCTCCTCCTTCTCCGAGGCATTTCTGGACGGGGTTTACTTCTGTATGACCGCAACTGGAGTGATCATTAATCACAGCCGATAACTCAATCAGCCAATCAGCTTGCTCAGAAACTTCTCACCTGCTGTAGCGCTCTGATTcgtgtctgttttgtttgttgctCATGCCAGTATTAGAATAAAATGGCAGTCTGTAGTGCAGGaggatcatttcctgtttaGCAGCAATGCTTGAAATGCTTTCGGGTGGTTGACAATGCCCTGTTTGTTTGCAGTGCTGTGTAGAAAACTAATTCAGACATCATTAGGCCTGTCACGATCATGAATTTTGTGCTGATGATTTTTTTACAGGAAAACATCTGATTTTCTTTACtggtgtaaaaatattttaaaagtttatactctacatatatttatatatatatatatatatataattttttttgtgcattgttaatatttttacattcacaATGGAgctcaatataatatataatataatataatataatggtaacactttagaatagtgttctatttttttaaatatagtataaaataaggcattaatgtgtgcttaattagtaataataaatggctaatattctagtaaatgcatgctaataagcaactatttaagaaaccataaaaaaagtgttagcaatataatataatataataacactttacaataaggttcattagttaacatgaactaagaatgaacaatacttctacagtatTAATTAGTCTTAGtgttaattttatcatttactaatgcattaaaatcacaagtttgtTTGTTAGCATTAGGTAATGCATAGTGTACTaccatgaacaaacaatgaacgactatatttttattaactaacattaacaaagattaataaacagtgtaaaaaatgtattgtatattgtttgttcatgttagttaatacattaatgttaacaagtataatattaaactgtaaaataggcaatattgtgaattattattattacaatttaaaagcagttctctgtttaaatatatatttgaaaaatgtaatttttatttatttatttacttttattaaataaatgcagtattggacttctttttaaacatttaaaaaaaatccaaacttttgactgatataatcaaaaataacagtaaaatctGAGCATTTTTGACCATTATGCATATTAATCCTTGATTATAAACTCTTGCAtgaaatttattatttacagtatttaaatggCAAAACTGCAGTAGTGTCATTGTTATATTGAATAATTGTGATAAAATAACCAGGGCCAGGTGATTAATCAGTAATTGCGACAGGCCTAAAcaacattttgctgattataTTATAACCATTATGCATGTAGCTTTTATGAGCTCATATTCACTGAGAGACTTCATATGATATTTGTAAGGTTCGTTTGAAAATCCACTGCAGaatcatccaaaaataaaatttgaaaagaaattCTGAACAAGTAGAAATAGACCTTatatattaaaggattagtttacttccagaataaaaaaaaatcctgttaatttactcacccctgtgtcatccaagatgttcatgtctttctttcttcagtcaaaaaataaattgaggtttttaaggaaaacattccaggatttttctccatatagtggacttaagtGGGGATCAAGTTGAAGGtccagttttaatgcagcttcaaaggtctctacacaatcccagctgaggaataagagtcttatctagttaatgatcagtcattttctaaaaaaaagaaaaatgcatatactttttaaccacaaatgcttgtcttgtacTAACAC
It contains:
- the cyth1a gene encoding cytohesin-1a isoform X3; the encoded protein is MDEESYVPDDLTPEEQKELENIRRRKQELLDDIQRLKDEIAEVTSEIENLGSTEERKNMQRNKQVAMGRKKFNMDPKKGIQFLIENDLLKNTSEDIARFLYKGEGLNKTAIGDYLGERDDFNIQVLHAFVELHEFTDLNLVQALRQFLWSFRLPGEAQKIDRMMEAFAQRYCQCNPGVFQSTDTCYILSFAIIMLNTSLHNPNVKDKPTVERFISMNRGINDGGDLPEELLRNLYESIKNEPFKIPEDDGNDLTHTFFNPDREGWLLKLGGGRVKTWKRRWFILTDNCLYYFEYTTDKEPRGIIPLENLSIREVEDKKPNCFELFIPDNKDQVIKACKTEADGRVVEGNHTFYRISAPTTEEKDEWMNSIKAAISRDPFYEMLAARKKKVSSMKRH
- the cyth1a gene encoding cytohesin-1a isoform X1; its protein translation is MGSVSELCVSSFQAFLCPTIPRSLSVPDDLTPEEQKELENIRRRKQELLDDIQRLKDEIAEVTSEIENLGSTEERKNMQRNKQVAMGRKKFNMDPKKGIQFLIENDLLKNTSEDIARFLYKGEGLNKTAIGDYLGERDDFNIQVLHAFVELHEFTDLNLVQALRQFLWSFRLPGEAQKIDRMMEAFAQRYCQCNPGVFQSTDTCYILSFAIIMLNTSLHNPNVKDKPTVERFISMNRGINDGGDLPEELLRNLYESIKNEPFKIPEDDGNDLTHTFFNPDREGWLLKLGGRVKTWKRRWFILTDNCLYYFEYTTDKEPRGIIPLENLSIREVEDKKPNCFELFIPDNKDQVIKACKTEADGRVVEGNHTFYRISAPTTEEKDEWMNSIKAAISRDPFYEMLAARKKKVSSMKRH
- the cyth1a gene encoding cytohesin-1a isoform X2, with protein sequence MVLKSEDGVVPDDLTPEEQKELENIRRRKQELLDDIQRLKDEIAEVTSEIENLGSTEERKNMQRNKQVAMGRKKFNMDPKKGIQFLIENDLLKNTSEDIARFLYKGEGLNKTAIGDYLGERDDFNIQVLHAFVELHEFTDLNLVQALRQFLWSFRLPGEAQKIDRMMEAFAQRYCQCNPGVFQSTDTCYILSFAIIMLNTSLHNPNVKDKPTVERFISMNRGINDGGDLPEELLRNLYESIKNEPFKIPEDDGNDLTHTFFNPDREGWLLKLGGGRVKTWKRRWFILTDNCLYYFEYTTDKEPRGIIPLENLSIREVEDKKPNCFELFIPDNKDQVIKACKTEADGRVVEGNHTFYRISAPTTEEKDEWMNSIKAAISRDPFYEMLAARKKKVSSMKRH
- the cyth1a gene encoding cytohesin-1a isoform X4; amino-acid sequence: MQRNKQVAMGRKKFNMDPKKGIQFLIENDLLKNTSEDIARFLYKGEGLNKTAIGDYLGERDDFNIQVLHAFVELHEFTDLNLVQALRQFLWSFRLPGEAQKIDRMMEAFAQRYCQCNPGVFQSTDTCYILSFAIIMLNTSLHNPNVKDKPTVERFISMNRGINDGGDLPEELLRNLYESIKNEPFKIPEDDGNDLTHTFFNPDREGWLLKLGGGRVKTWKRRWFILTDNCLYYFEYTTDKEPRGIIPLENLSIREVEDKKPNCFELFIPDNKDQVIKACKTEADGRVVEGNHTFYRISAPTTEEKDEWMNSIKAAISRDPFYEMLAARKKKVSSMKRH